A genomic window from Nitrospirota bacterium includes:
- the murQ gene encoding N-acetylmuramic acid 6-phosphate etherase has protein sequence MYNDDINPHSEHLDSLSADEIITRMNYDNLRVMNAINSAKGPITAAINDAVSAIQSGGSLIYVGAGTSGRLGVLDASEIPPTFGVSPEVVRAIIAGGDRAITLAVEGAEDDEDAGRKDVSGIGNRDMLLGITASGSTPYTIAALKEAKRRGSKCWLLVCNEVTLDFPDGIINLSVGPEMIGGSTRLKAGTATKIVLNMISTAAMIKLGKVYKGYMVDVIPSNRKLRKRALNIIQGITGCSSEEAEVFLEKSGENAKTAILMYMKGLNLNDAKEVLKSSEDSLRKALEG, from the coding sequence ATGTATAACGACGACATTAACCCACATTCAGAACATTTGGACTCCCTGTCTGCAGATGAAATAATCACACGTATGAATTATGATAATCTGCGGGTAATGAATGCAATCAACAGTGCAAAAGGGCCCATAACAGCAGCTATTAATGATGCTGTTTCGGCAATACAATCAGGCGGGAGTCTTATCTATGTAGGCGCAGGCACAAGCGGGAGGCTTGGAGTCCTTGATGCATCAGAAATACCCCCGACATTCGGAGTGTCTCCGGAAGTGGTAAGGGCAATCATAGCAGGCGGCGACAGGGCTATAACCTTAGCGGTTGAAGGCGCTGAGGATGATGAGGATGCCGGAAGGAAGGATGTATCAGGCATTGGCAACAGAGATATGCTGCTTGGCATTACTGCAAGCGGCTCAACGCCATATACGATAGCCGCACTGAAGGAGGCAAAGCGCAGAGGATCCAAATGCTGGCTTCTTGTCTGCAATGAGGTTACACTGGATTTCCCTGACGGTATAATCAATCTTTCTGTTGGACCGGAAATGATAGGCGGGTCAACAAGGCTAAAGGCTGGAACCGCTACCAAGATCGTTCTTAACATGATATCTACTGCCGCAATGATCAAACTGGGCAAGGTATATAAAGGCTACATGGTGGATGTCATCCCTTCAAACAGGAAATTGAGAAAAAGGGCTCTCAACATTATACAGGGAATCACCGGCTGCAGCAGCGAGGAGGCGGAGGTATTTCTTGAAAAATCCGGTGAAAACGCAAAGACCGCCATACTGATGTATATGAAGGGGCTTAATTTAAATGATGCAAAGGAAGTGTTGAAAAGTAGCGAAGATTCCCTGCGAAAGGCCCTTGAGGGGTGA
- a CDS encoding anhydro-N-acetylmuramic acid kinase, with protein MQAAKQIRIIGLMSGTSHDGVDAALVEIEVCHPKRAMCHPELVSGSQTKPEKEIPKQVRNDNEAGLSGEITARLIRHIHLPYRKPLRNEIRKAFNGNTELICRLNFELGAVFANAVLSLLKESGHSPSDIDAIASHGQTIYHIPPSGGRHGSTLQIGEASVIAERTGILTISDFRTADMAAGGQGAPLVPMADYLLFRRSGKVTAILNIGGIANVTTIRDKIDETVAFDTGPGNSLIDEAMLLIFKGEKSFDRNGAFARSGRPVPKMLNELLSHPYFKKRPPKSTGRETFGAGMAKDILKRYKKFEYQDIVSTLTHLTARTIYDSIIKSRPEEIILTGGGVKNRFLTELIHGHFNDSAIRLSEISCYGIPPQAKEAVSFAILGYLSMNRKQGNVPSVTGARHGVILGKATLPSRYCTN; from the coding sequence ATGCAGGCAGCAAAACAAATTCGTATCATCGGACTTATGTCCGGGACATCGCATGACGGGGTGGATGCAGCGCTCGTAGAAATTGAGGTGTGTCACCCTAAACGTGCTATGTGTCATCCTGAACTTGTTTCAGGATCTCAAACGAAGCCGGAAAAGGAGATCCCGAAACAGGTGCGGAATGACAATGAAGCGGGACTTTCAGGTGAAATTACTGCAAGACTAATAAGGCATATCCATCTCCCCTACCGCAAACCCTTAAGGAATGAAATCAGGAAGGCATTTAATGGTAACACTGAGCTAATCTGCCGCCTCAACTTCGAACTCGGTGCGGTTTTTGCAAATGCCGTACTGTCCCTGCTGAAAGAAAGCGGTCATAGTCCTTCAGACATAGACGCCATTGCCTCCCATGGCCAGACCATCTATCACATCCCGCCATCAGGCGGACGACATGGTTCAACACTCCAGATTGGCGAGGCATCGGTCATTGCAGAACGTACAGGTATACTGACCATCTCTGATTTCAGGACTGCAGACATGGCCGCCGGCGGACAGGGCGCCCCGCTCGTCCCCATGGCAGACTATCTCCTCTTCAGAAGATCAGGAAAAGTAACGGCTATATTGAATATCGGAGGCATTGCAAATGTTACGACCATCAGGGACAAGATAGATGAGACGGTTGCATTTGACACAGGTCCAGGTAACTCTCTGATTGATGAAGCCATGCTGCTTATTTTCAAAGGAGAGAAATCATTCGACAGGAACGGGGCTTTTGCAAGGTCAGGAAGGCCTGTCCCCAAAATGCTTAACGAATTACTCTCTCACCCCTACTTTAAGAAAAGGCCGCCCAAATCAACAGGAAGGGAAACCTTCGGCGCCGGGATGGCAAAAGATATATTAAAAAGGTATAAGAAGTTTGAATATCAGGATATCGTCTCGACACTCACCCACCTTACTGCCAGGACTATTTATGACTCTATAATCAAATCCAGACCGGAGGAAATCATATTAACCGGCGGAGGTGTAAAAAACAGATTCCTTACAGAACTTATACATGGCCACTTTAATGACAGCGCCATCAGGTTAAGTGAAATCTCCTGTTACGGCATCCCGCCACAGGCAAAAGAGGCTGTAAGCTTTGCCATACTCGGCTACCTCTCGATGAACCGCAAACAGGGGAATGTACCATCAGTAACCGGAGCGCGACACGGGGTAATACTGGGCAAGGCAACATTGCCTTCACGTTATTGCACGAACTGA
- a CDS encoding pirin family protein yields MIKNRRIRKVFKSKPTLEGAGVHLRRVFGFSEVPLFDPFLLMDDFRNSDPERYIKGFPWHPHRGIETITYVLRGDVEHGDSMGNKGVISSGDMQWMTAGSGIIHQEMPLGDDDGVMEGFQLWANLPKSHKMMAPRYRDIKSPQVPEVTTTGGAKVKIICGAVEGREGPVRDIVIAPEYLDVTLPAHSGFTHSTSRGHTVFAYVIGGKGVFCSEKDPFAYDAEGENYFDMERDSFIHNGTAVLFGDGDQVTVATQGEPVRFLLISGKPIGEPVAWYGPIVMNTEEELKTAFEEYRNGTFIR; encoded by the coding sequence ATGATAAAGAACAGAAGGATCAGGAAGGTGTTCAAAAGCAAGCCCACGCTGGAAGGGGCCGGGGTCCATCTCAGGCGGGTCTTTGGATTCAGCGAAGTGCCGTTGTTCGACCCGTTTCTGTTGATGGACGATTTTCGAAATTCGGACCCGGAACGATACATCAAAGGGTTTCCATGGCACCCCCATCGTGGTATCGAGACGATCACGTATGTTCTCAGGGGTGATGTGGAGCACGGGGACAGTATGGGTAATAAGGGTGTCATATCGTCCGGTGATATGCAGTGGATGACGGCCGGGAGCGGCATTATCCACCAGGAGATGCCGCTCGGGGACGACGACGGTGTGATGGAAGGTTTTCAACTATGGGCCAACCTCCCTAAATCTCATAAGATGATGGCCCCCAGGTATCGCGACATCAAAAGTCCGCAGGTGCCTGAGGTGACGACTACGGGCGGCGCTAAGGTCAAGATCATTTGCGGGGCAGTGGAGGGTAGAGAGGGACCGGTAAGGGACATAGTCATTGCCCCGGAATACCTCGATGTCACGCTCCCGGCACATTCCGGGTTTACCCACAGCACAAGCCGGGGCCATACGGTCTTTGCCTATGTCATCGGTGGCAAGGGTGTCTTTTGCAGTGAAAAGGACCCTTTTGCTTATGATGCCGAGGGAGAAAACTATTTCGACATGGAACGGGATTCATTTATCCACAACGGTACAGCGGTGTTATTCGGAGATGGTGACCAGGTGACTGTTGCAACACAAGGCGAACCGGTCCGTTTTCTTCTCATATCAGGCAAACCTATCGGTGAGCCGGTTGCCTGGTATGGTCCGATCGTGATGAATACAGAGGAAGAGCTGAAGACCGCGTTTGAAGAATATCGAAACGGCACGTTTATCAGGTAG
- a CDS encoding nucleotidyltransferase domain-containing protein, giving the protein MESRQTLIEEIKTLLSPREEIALAYLFGSFSKGTPTSHSDIDIAVLINGNISEEGYPYGYRSELLSHLMKGLRTNSIDLVILNEAPPFLRFQVIRYGKIILSRSETARIDFQVKTISRYNDVKRLIGTQQRYISERLKNGTYGKR; this is encoded by the coding sequence ATGGAGAGTCGTCAAACATTAATTGAAGAGATTAAAACCCTCCTTTCCCCGAGGGAAGAGATTGCCCTGGCTTATCTCTTCGGATCTTTTTCAAAGGGTACCCCCACCTCTCACAGCGATATAGATATCGCTGTTCTCATTAACGGGAATATATCAGAAGAAGGATATCCTTACGGCTACCGCTCAGAACTTCTATCACATCTAATGAAAGGTCTCCGAACAAACAGCATTGACCTTGTGATCCTCAATGAGGCACCTCCCTTCCTTAGATTTCAGGTCATTCGATATGGCAAAATCATCCTCTCAAGGTCCGAGACTGCAAGAATAGATTTCCAGGTAAAGACTATATCAAGGTATAACGACGTAAAGAGACTCATCGGTACTCAACAAAGATACATATCTGAACGACTGAAAAACGGGACATACGGCAAACGGTGA
- a CDS encoding DUF86 domain-containing protein, producing MIDTTLIRRKLGELETCIHTLERLRGYSLKELQEDRAKAWSVEHGLQIAVQTVIDTGNNILAALGEHEIEDYVDVIDKLGEQGVIPKAFSQSIRGMAGFRNILVHEYAAVDLTKVYHVLQNQLDDFRQFAKHIDAYLAICSKNGA from the coding sequence GTGATAGACACAACGCTTATCAGAAGAAAACTTGGAGAACTGGAAACTTGCATACATACACTGGAACGCCTTCGAGGCTATTCACTGAAGGAGTTGCAGGAGGACAGGGCAAAGGCATGGTCTGTTGAGCATGGCCTCCAAATCGCTGTGCAAACCGTGATTGATACAGGAAACAATATACTCGCAGCACTCGGTGAACACGAGATCGAAGATTATGTAGACGTTATTGACAAACTTGGAGAACAGGGCGTTATCCCCAAAGCATTTTCACAATCTATCCGTGGGATGGCAGGTTTTAGAAATATACTGGTTCATGAGTACGCTGCAGTAGACCTCACAAAGGTCTATCATGTATTGCAGAATCAGTTAGATGACTTCAGGCAGTTCGCTAAACATATTGATGCTTATCTGGCCATTTGCAGTAAGAACGGGGCATAA
- a CDS encoding nucleotidyl transferase AbiEii/AbiGii toxin family protein → MKSIEDTLKIIQDIIKNFPADIDIALIGGYAAVLHGVERTTLDIDFCVYSNIIHSTRDSSKLVTLLIKYLPERFHVELIQGSRIHDDPFKHDVIFIEDTIGEFIRIDFLIAKYKWELDAIRSALPMEGIPIPVVTKPYLAALKLRSTGYKDAGDLVTLIQLMTEEEKEKTMELAKKISRNKKLEQLLSNAQHEEPAEDTSDELI, encoded by the coding sequence ATGAAATCTATAGAAGATACCTTAAAAATAATCCAAGACATTATCAAAAATTTTCCGGCTGATATAGATATTGCATTAATCGGGGGATATGCCGCTGTCTTACATGGTGTTGAGAGGACAACCCTTGATATTGACTTCTGTGTCTATTCTAATATTATCCATTCCACAAGAGATTCTTCAAAGTTAGTAACCCTCTTGATAAAATACCTTCCGGAGCGATTTCATGTCGAATTGATTCAGGGAAGTAGAATCCATGATGATCCTTTTAAACATGACGTTATATTTATAGAAGATACTATTGGTGAATTTATTAGAATAGATTTCCTGATTGCTAAATATAAGTGGGAATTAGATGCCATTCGCTCTGCCCTCCCCATGGAAGGTATCCCAATACCGGTTGTAACAAAGCCTTACCTTGCAGCACTGAAGTTAAGATCTACAGGATACAAGGATGCAGGTGACCTGGTCACTCTCATACAACTGATGACCGAAGAAGAAAAGGAAAAGACCATGGAGCTGGCAAAGAAAATAAGCAGGAATAAAAAGCTGGAACAGCTTCTTTCCAATGCGCAACATGAAGAACCTGCTGAAGATACATCTGATGAATTAATCTGA
- a CDS encoding SagB/ThcOx family dehydrogenase: MDLESRVQKVIEYHERTKHYPDNYARSPGQLDWANQPTPFIRYEGAPVIEFPFMAKDPDTNYFGIYDRRGNPPKYFTFENVGAFLELSVGLSAWKSMSGDTWALRINPSSGNLHPTEVHLILPPLKESEDCGGLYHYNPYRHIVEWRAAFDQSLWSKVISHFKTEGFFVALSSIYWREAWKYGERAFRYCNHDVGHALACLSFSAGLSGWKVTYLNAVADKDIETILGFPRTAWIEHEKEEADLLCFVHRDTETEVPAGIPDEIIAEFKKLPCIGDPAFLSEEHVVWEVIDDVSAATVKETASARQVLCGGSEFLEKEITGVHAADIIRQRRSGQSYDGETAISRNDFLAILDKTIPRQSCAPFDVNIGDASVCLLIFVHRVTGLEPGLYFLFRNNMQVNSLPPLEKGGKGGFEKLLSVEEEISQFMGKCRSDFLWEKVQEVPDTLPLYLLRKGDYRQEAAYISCDQEIAGDGAFSIGMLARFRDNIENEPHSYRRLFWEAGMIGQVLYLEAEAHAMRGTGIGCYYDDLVHELLGLTDNTYQDIYHFTVGKALEDTRITTLSPYGHLKR; the protein is encoded by the coding sequence TCATAGAGTTTCCTTTTATGGCAAAGGATCCTGACACCAATTACTTCGGGATTTATGACAGGAGGGGGAACCCGCCTAAATATTTTACCTTTGAAAATGTCGGCGCCTTCCTTGAGTTATCCGTGGGGCTGTCTGCATGGAAATCAATGTCAGGTGATACCTGGGCGCTCCGTATCAATCCGTCAAGCGGGAACCTTCATCCCACAGAGGTACATCTGATACTGCCGCCGCTAAAGGAATCTGAGGATTGCGGCGGGCTCTATCACTATAATCCATACCGTCATATAGTAGAGTGGCGGGCTGCCTTTGATCAATCTCTATGGTCGAAGGTAATCTCCCATTTTAAGACAGAAGGCTTTTTTGTTGCACTGAGCAGTATCTACTGGAGGGAGGCCTGGAAATATGGTGAGCGGGCGTTCCGGTATTGTAATCATGACGTAGGGCATGCCCTGGCCTGTCTGAGCTTTTCAGCGGGTCTTTCCGGATGGAAGGTGACGTATCTGAATGCCGTGGCAGACAAGGACATTGAAACGATACTTGGGTTCCCCAGGACGGCATGGATAGAGCATGAGAAAGAGGAGGCAGACCTGCTCTGTTTTGTCCACAGGGATACGGAAACTGAAGTGCCTGCAGGCATACCGGACGAAATAATTGCAGAGTTTAAGAAACTTCCTTGTATAGGAGATCCGGCATTTCTGAGTGAGGAGCATGTGGTGTGGGAGGTGATTGATGATGTTTCGGCTGCAACAGTCAAAGAGACGGCTTCAGCCAGACAGGTTTTATGTGGTGGCAGTGAATTTCTTGAAAAGGAAATCACAGGGGTCCATGCGGCAGACATCATACGGCAGAGGAGGAGCGGTCAGTCTTATGATGGGGAGACGGCAATCAGCAGAAACGATTTTCTTGCCATACTCGACAAGACGATTCCGCGTCAGTCATGTGCACCGTTTGATGTTAATATTGGCGATGCTTCGGTGTGTCTGTTAATATTTGTTCATCGTGTGACGGGGCTTGAGCCTGGACTCTATTTTCTTTTCAGAAATAATATGCAGGTAAACTCCCTCCCCCCTTTAGAAAAGGGGGGTAAGGGGGGATTTGAAAAGTTGCTGAGTGTAGAAGAAGAAATATCTCAGTTCATGGGCAAATGCAGGTCCGATTTCTTATGGGAGAAGGTTCAGGAGGTTCCGGATACGTTACCGTTATACTTGCTCAGGAAAGGAGATTACAGGCAGGAGGCAGCTTATATAAGTTGTGATCAGGAGATAGCCGGCGACGGCGCATTTTCGATAGGGATGCTCGCAAGGTTCAGGGATAATATAGAGAATGAACCGCACTCCTACAGGCGACTCTTCTGGGAGGCGGGAATGATCGGACAGGTACTCTATCTTGAGGCAGAGGCGCATGCCATGCGTGGTACAGGCATCGGGTGCTACTATGATGACCTTGTACATGAGCTGCTTGGCCTTACGGACAATACCTATCAGGATATCTACCATTTTACTGTGGGCAAGGCACTGGAGGACACAAGGATTACGACGCTTTCTCCGTATGGTCATTTAAAGAGGTAG